The following coding sequences lie in one Armatimonadota bacterium genomic window:
- a CDS encoding FHA domain-containing protein — MKPKYWSSPLGVLFACVACHAAVTLQFAKPGKYSVSLYEDSAVRLSLPAENVKSLSLTDASKALTGKGKPTVRVIDQSTGNSAMAPLPPEGTIVIKPESFKFISEVMIRVADAKGGIPDTAIATLRDGAGMEQSVQLSARDEGAAVFRYVASGDGAVTVQQGALTNRQTISLRLPLKRETPVLELPAVVTLPDGMKTIAPSQSKTTTQPQTTRPPSLRTGGFLTGFIGFLIALLAFGFVGLYVARSLRNKGVTVQSALAAAGVQLPDDSEPIPVVTAEPPKPVDPTICPFCGARKDPNAPCANCAVAPGAPVSASVAPAPGGVPRLVCVAGPKAASTFNLVGTMSIGRDPSRDISIPDDASLSRHHASVETVGSSVTMVDNGSSNGTWVNGRKVDRQMLRGGDEIVMGASRFRFEA; from the coding sequence ATGAAGCCGAAGTACTGGTCTAGCCCCCTCGGTGTGTTGTTCGCATGCGTGGCGTGTCACGCCGCCGTCACTCTGCAGTTCGCCAAGCCCGGCAAATACTCCGTATCCCTTTACGAAGACAGCGCCGTCCGACTGAGCCTGCCCGCCGAGAACGTGAAATCCCTGTCCCTCACAGACGCCTCCAAAGCCCTCACGGGCAAGGGCAAGCCCACCGTCCGGGTTATCGACCAATCCACCGGCAACTCCGCGATGGCGCCTCTGCCACCCGAAGGCACGATCGTTATCAAACCGGAGAGCTTCAAGTTCATTTCGGAAGTGATGATACGGGTCGCCGATGCGAAGGGTGGTATACCGGATACCGCGATCGCAACACTTAGGGACGGCGCAGGCATGGAGCAGTCCGTTCAGCTAAGCGCCCGGGACGAAGGAGCGGCGGTGTTCCGGTACGTCGCCAGCGGCGATGGCGCCGTAACCGTTCAACAGGGAGCGCTAACGAACCGGCAGACCATCTCGTTGCGCCTGCCACTCAAGCGGGAAACGCCCGTTCTCGAGCTGCCTGCGGTCGTCACGCTGCCGGATGGCATGAAAACTATCGCGCCATCACAGAGCAAGACGACCACGCAGCCGCAAACCACGCGCCCCCCATCCCTCCGGACCGGCGGCTTCCTGACCGGTTTCATCGGTTTTCTGATTGCGCTTCTCGCGTTCGGATTCGTCGGCCTTTACGTCGCCCGCTCGCTCCGGAACAAGGGAGTAACCGTGCAGTCCGCCCTCGCCGCGGCAGGCGTGCAATTGCCGGACGATTCGGAACCGATCCCCGTTGTCACTGCGGAACCACCCAAGCCGGTGGACCCGACAATCTGTCCCTTCTGTGGCGCGCGCAAGGATCCGAATGCGCCGTGCGCCAACTGTGCCGTCGCTCCCGGCGCACCCGTTTCAGCGTCCGTCGCCCCTGCGCCAGGCGGTGTGCCGAGGCTCGTGTGCGTGGCAGGCCCGAAGGCGGCGTCGACGTTCAATCTGGTCGGAACCATGTCGATCGGCCGCGATCCCTCCCGCGACATATCGATCCCCGACGACGCCTCGCTGTCGCGCCACCACGCCAGCGTCGAAACGGTGGGCTCCAGCGTCACGATGGTCGACAATGGCTCTTCCAACGGCACGTGGGTCAACGGCCGAAAGGTGGACCGTCAGATGCTCCGGGGCGGAGACGAAATCGTGATGGGCGCTTCGCGCTTCAGGTTCGAGGCATAG